The following are encoded together in the Sphingomicrobium clamense genome:
- the phaR gene encoding polyhydroxyalkanoate synthesis repressor PhaR — translation MGKDKGDKVVIKKYANRRLYDTERSAYITLDTLAGMIREGRDVEVLDAKSGDDITHQVLTQIIVEEEAGGAGMLPVSFLRQIISMYGGNMQGAVPNYLEAAMDAFKKQQAAMSGAMGAGAFDPNAFTEMAKKNMQMFQSAASAFSGGSGASKAAKASEGDDVEALKAELAALKAKVDKL, via the coding sequence ATGGGTAAGGACAAGGGCGACAAGGTCGTCATCAAGAAATACGCCAATCGCCGTCTCTATGACACCGAACGGTCGGCTTACATCACGCTCGACACGCTCGCCGGGATGATCCGCGAGGGGCGCGATGTCGAGGTCTTGGATGCCAAGTCGGGCGACGACATTACCCACCAGGTGCTGACCCAGATCATCGTCGAGGAAGAGGCCGGCGGGGCGGGCATGCTGCCCGTATCTTTCCTGCGCCAGATCATCTCCATGTACGGTGGCAACATGCAGGGCGCGGTGCCCAACTATCTCGAAGCCGCGATGGACGCGTTCAAGAAGCAGCAGGCGGCGATGAGCGGGGCGATGGGCGCGGGTGCGTTCGACCCCAACGCCTTCACCGAAATGGCCAAGAAGAACATGCAAATGTTCCAGTCGGCAGCCTCCGCCTTCTCGGGCGGCAGCGGCGCGTCGAAAGCGGCCAAGGCGAGCGAGGGCGATGACGTCGAAGCGCTCAAGGCCGAGTTGGCGGCGCTCAAGGCAAAGGTCGACAAGCTTTGA
- a CDS encoding amidohydrolase family protein, protein MIGLVTLALAGTAPDLVIRNARIVDVDSGTHVMGHVAIDAGKIVSVGDTASDTDGETTIVEAGGRYLIPGLWDTHVHSVTNWSWHAPAFLAYGITSVRNLHTSEAEGYALIRDIKAQGERGEAPRIIANGFIVGGEESEWGGMIKVLDAEDARAAVDAHIENGMDLIKVYHSMRAEQYRALIAYADERGLPVDGHLPGDIKTQEAVKLGQRTIEHGIEMSHGCSDWDKADALVAAAERPEVDGPSGPIEFAIMSRADNASRNEERCAAVAELMAEHGTVSVPTIVNTASRMALTAMATQGQENSLPRPLYERWMEMAASPLGRAVSELSASELQYYGRNIDYFRDAGVTVLAGTDVGNPFIAPGASLIRELEYLTEFGMTPREALASATTEPARVFEIEGLGCIAAGCIADLVLLDHDPLAEISNVRSIAGVVHSGTYKPKAELDAALAAALDKENSKGQ, encoded by the coding sequence ATGATCGGACTCGTCACACTTGCACTGGCGGGCACCGCGCCAGACCTCGTCATCCGCAACGCGCGTATCGTCGACGTCGACAGCGGCACCCACGTCATGGGCCATGTCGCAATCGACGCCGGCAAGATCGTGTCGGTCGGCGACACGGCCTCGGACACCGATGGCGAAACGACCATCGTCGAGGCCGGCGGACGCTATCTCATTCCCGGCCTGTGGGACACGCACGTTCACTCGGTCACCAACTGGAGCTGGCACGCGCCTGCCTTCCTCGCTTATGGCATCACGAGCGTCCGCAACCTGCACACCAGCGAGGCCGAGGGCTACGCGCTGATCCGCGACATCAAGGCGCAGGGCGAGCGCGGCGAGGCACCCCGCATAATCGCCAACGGCTTCATCGTTGGCGGCGAAGAGTCTGAGTGGGGCGGCATGATCAAGGTGCTCGACGCCGAGGATGCGCGCGCGGCGGTCGATGCCCACATCGAAAATGGCATGGATCTCATCAAGGTCTATCATAGCATGCGGGCCGAACAGTATCGCGCACTGATCGCATATGCCGACGAGCGAGGGCTCCCGGTCGACGGACATCTGCCTGGAGACATCAAGACGCAAGAAGCGGTGAAACTGGGCCAGCGCACGATCGAGCATGGCATCGAAATGTCTCATGGCTGCAGCGATTGGGATAAAGCGGATGCGCTGGTCGCCGCCGCGGAGCGACCTGAAGTCGATGGCCCCTCCGGACCCATCGAATTCGCGATCATGAGCCGCGCCGACAATGCGAGCCGGAACGAGGAACGCTGCGCAGCCGTCGCGGAATTGATGGCTGAGCACGGAACGGTTTCAGTCCCCACCATCGTCAATACGGCGTCCCGGATGGCACTAACCGCAATGGCCACACAAGGTCAGGAGAACTCGCTTCCCCGCCCTCTATACGAGCGTTGGATGGAAATGGCCGCCAGTCCGTTGGGACGCGCCGTGAGCGAATTGAGCGCTTCCGAACTCCAGTATTATGGACGCAACATCGACTACTTTCGAGACGCCGGAGTCACCGTCCTTGCGGGGACGGACGTCGGCAATCCCTTCATTGCTCCGGGTGCCTCCTTGATACGCGAACTCGAGTATCTGACCGAATTCGGGATGACGCCGCGAGAGGCCCTCGCCTCCGCGACGACGGAGCCTGCGCGCGTGTTCGAGATTGAGGGCCTCGGCTGCATCGCCGCCGGCTGTATTGCCGACCTGGTCCTCCTCGACCACGATCCGCTCGCCGAAATCTCGAACGTCCGCTCGATCGCGGGCGTCGTCCATTCCGGGACCTACAAGCCCAAGGCCGAACTCGACGCGGCGCTTGCCGCCGCGCTCGATAAAGAAAATTCCAAGGGCCAGTAA